AACCCCTTGCTCTCGTCATCCACCCCATCGAACAGGCTCAGGGTGAGGTACCAGGGCACCGCCACCGCCGCGAACACGAGCACGCCGGTCCCCAGCCGCATGCGGAACATCTGTCCCCAGAGCACGGGCATGGGCTGGCGGCCCTCGCGCACCTCCTTGCGGAAGGCGCGGGACGCCAGCCACTTCCCGTGCGCCCCGAGCGCGTCCAGGCTCCAGGGGATGACCGCCAGCAGCGCGTAGAGCAGGAGGATGACGGCCGGCAGCCCCACGCCCAGCAGCCCCTTGGCCAGCACGGACAGCCCGCAGAAGATGTAGAAGCCGTACCACCAGGCGGCCCGCTGCTTCGTCGTCTCGTCGAGCTGGCCGATGAGCGCGCACGCCATGGCGCAGACCAGGGTGGTGACGAACGGCGTGTCCGTCACCGTCTGCCGCGTGAGCAGGAAGTACAGCGGCATGGTGGCCAGCACGAACCCCGTGGCCAGGCCCGCCCGCACGGTGGCGATGCGCGACACCGCCAGCGACAGCAGCGCCACCGCGGCGATGCTCATCAGGGCGAACGGCACCCGCATGCCCCACTCGGTGTAGCGGCTCAGCTCCCCGGGCCCGTCCAGCGAGCCCACCACCTTCATCCCCAGCGCCTGGAGCCACATCGTCATCGGCGGCTTGGAGAAGAACCACGCGCTCTCCCAGAAGGGGTACACGTAGTCGTTGCGCTGCACCATCATGCGCGCCACTTCCCCGTAGTGCGTCTCCCACGGGTCCCACAGCCCCACCGCGCCCAGGTACGGCAAGAAGAGGAACGCCGCCAACCCCGCGGTCACCAGCACCACCCGGGCCGTCAGCGGCAGGGCCACCCAGCGCTTCACCCACGCTTCGTCGTGGAGGCGCTTTCCGCCGAGCATGGCCTCGGCGAAGGTGTCTGCCTGCTCGTTCTTGTCACTCACCTCGGACGACAAGGATGCCTCCAGCTCCGGCCCGCGCCCGTCACGGGTGGCGGGTCTTATAGCCGCCGCTTGGCCCTGGGTCGACCGTGGCGCGCAGCGCGGCCTCCGCGGCCCGCAGCCTCGAATCCAACGGGGCGATCCGCCGCGCGGCCTCCAGCCGCCGGAGCGCGCCCTCGGCATCTCCCCGGGCCAACTCGCAGCGCACCCCCGCCTCCAGGGCCATCGCGTCGGTGGGCCCGTAGACTTGCGCCTCCTCCGCCGCGCGGCACCCCTCCTCCACGCGGCCGGACTCGAAGAGGGCCCGCGCCAGCTCCACCCGCGTCCCCACCCAGGAGGGCGACAGCTTCACGGCCGCCTCCAGCGGCGCCACGGCCTGCGCCGGCTGCCCCCACCGCCGCAGCGCCGTCCCCAGCGCGTGCAGCGGCTCGCCCGCCCCCGGCACGAGCAGGGCCCGCGCCCGGGCCTCGCGCAGCACCGCCGGCTCATCCAGGCGCAGCTCCGCCACCATGCGCTCCACCACCCGGGCGTAGCCGGGAAAGGCCTCGGGCCAGGTGAAGACGAGCTGGTAGACGAAGTCCCCCTGCGGCACGAAGAACGCCATCAGGTGCGTGAGCCCCTCGGGCCCCGGGAGCTCCGCGCGGACGAGCAGGGCCCGCCGGCCGTTCACCCGCGCCGGCTCCGGCCCCTGGCCGCGGACAGGGGGCCCCCCGGGCCCAGACACCCGCGGCCCGAGCGCCGTCTCCAGGAAGCGCCGCGCCTGGAGCTCTCCATCCCCGGGCTCGCCCATGTCGAGGGCCTCCGCGGCGAAGCTGGCCCGCCCCACGCCCGGCAGCCCATTGGAGAAGGCCACCCGGCCAAACCGGTCCGCGCCCTGGCGCCACCCCTGGGGCATCGGCACCGACACGCCGAACACGCCATCCCGCTCCACCCGCCACGAGGAGCGGCCCCACACCCCGAGCGCCGCGCCCACGCACGCCACCCCCACCAGGCCCCCCGCGCGCAGCAGGCCCACGCGCCGGGGCTCCTGGGGAGCGAGCTTCCGGGGGACCAGGAACACCCCGGCCCACAAGCCCGCCAGGAAGCCGCCCAGGTGCCCGGCGTTGTCCACGCCCACCGACGTCCAGCCCATCCAGAGGAAGACGAGCACCGTGGGCAGCACGCCCTCGCCCGCCATCCGCCGGGCCAGCGGCGAGAGCACCGCCCGGTGCCTCCGTCCCAGGACGATGAGCCCGCCCACGCAGCCGTACGCCATGCCGGAGGCCCCCACGCTCACCTCCTCGGCCCATATTAAGGAGGCGGTCATGGTGGCGAGCCCCGAGGCCACCAGCAGCGCCGCGTAGTCCAGCCGCCGCCAGGCCCCCTCCAGCACCCACCCCACCGCCAGCAGCACCAGCATGTTGAGGCCCACATGGGCCAGGTCCCGGTGGAGGAAGTTGGCCGTCACCAGCCGCCAGGGCTGGCCCGCCTCCGTCATCAGGGGGCCTACCTTGGCGCCCCAGCGGACCATGGCATCCACGTCCAGGGGCCCCGCGGCGGCGGTCCAGGCGTACACGCCAAACTGGACCAGCACCACACCCAATGTTACCCAGGGCAGGTGCTTCCAGCCGCCCCCCGGGGTACCGTCTGGTACCAGGGTTCCTCCCGAAGGGGACGTCACGAGAGCCCGCCCCGCTGCTCTTCCCCCCAGAAGGGCAGCGCCCCGGCCATTCGCCGGATGGACAACACTCCCCTCCGTGGCCACACAATGCCGAAAAGCCCTGTTATTTGGAGGGGATGCATGTCTTGTAACGGTTCAGCCCCTTCTGCTATAGCTGTAAGCGGATCCGACCCGTGCTGAAGCTCATCATCGAAGACGACGAGGGGCGCAAGACCGTTGTTCCCTTCGTGCGTGAAGAGATCACGATCGGCCGTCAGGAAGGCAACACCATCCGCCTGACGGAACGAAACGTGTCGCGCCGCCACGCCCGGCTGCTGCGCCAGAATGGGCGCGTCGTGGTGGAGGACCTCGGCAGTTCCAACGGGACTCGCATCAACGGCGAGCGCATCAGCGGACAGTCGGCCATCAAGGACGGCGACCTGCTCCAGATCGGCGATTACGATCTGGCCCTGCAGAACGAGGCGGCGCTCGCGGCCAGCAAGGCCTCCCCTTCCACCTCGGCCTCGACCCGGCCCACGCTCCCGGCGACGCCGGCCCTCAGGGCTGGCTCGGACGAGCCCAGCGACCCGGGCACGGAAGCCGAGACGGAGCTGGAGGCGCCCGTCGGGGAGACCTCCGGCCCCACCGCCGGCGCCGATGGCCGCCGGCACTCCACCTCCATCATCCGGATGGACCAGGTGGAGGCCACGCGCTCGCGCAAGGTGGAGGAGCTGGATGCCGCCCAGGCGCCCCGGCTCGTCGTGGTGAGCTCGGAGCTCAAGGGCCAGGAGTTCTCCTGCCTGCGCACGGAGATGCGCGTGGGCCGCACCGCGGACAACGACATCGTCATTGATCACCGCTCCCTGTCGCGCACCCACGCGAAGATCGTCCGCGAGGACAACGGGGAGTGGCGCGTCATCGACATGCAGTCGGCCAACGGCATGACCATCAACGGCGAGAGCTACGCCCAGGCCACGCTGAACGCCGGGGACATCATCGAGCTGGGCCACGTGAAGCTGCGCTTCGTCGGGCCCGGTGAGTTGGCCGCGGCGAAGGGCTCGGGCAAGGGCCTGTACCTGGTGGCGGCGCTGGTGGTGCTCGCGGTGGTGGGCGGTGGCGCCTTCTTCCTGTTCACGGGAACCCCGGACACCCCTCCGGCACCGCCCGTCATCACCGAGCGGCCCACCCCCACGCCGGAGAAGAACGAGCCGCCGCCAGCCCAGGAGGAGCCGCCGCCCGAGCCGGGGACGCCCGAACGGGCCGCCGTGCCCCCCGAGCCGAAGCCCACCCCGGTGGTGCCCCCGGCACCGCCCCCCGGGCCCACCCCGGCGGAGCTGGCCCAGCAGAAGCTCGCCGCGCTGGTGCAGGAAGCCCAGCAAGCGCTGAACGCGGGCAACCTGGACAAGGCCGAGGACACCCTGGGCAAGACGCGCAAGGACGGCAAGCTGCCGCCCGAGGCCCAGCAGGTGGCCGCCGCGCTGGAGGCCGAGCGCAAGGCGGACCGGGCCATCCGCGACGGCCACACCGCCCTCCGGAACAAGAAGTTCGACGAGGTCGACCGCCAGCTGGCGCTCGCCGAGTACACCACGGCATTTGCCAAGAACCGCGATGACCTGGCCACGGCGCTGGCCAAGGCCCGCGAGGCCCAGGCCAAGACCGAGCCGAAGGTGCCCGTGCTCGCCGGAAAGCCCTCCTCGGGCCCCTCCGCCCCCAGCGCCCAGGAGCAGGCGCGGGCCGCCTATGACGACGCGGTGAAGCTTTTCAAAGCCCGGCAAATTGGACCTGCCATCGAGCAGGGTAAAAAGTGCGTGGAGCTTGATTCCAACAACGGTGAATGCCACATGGTGCTCGGCGCCGCGTACGCCACGCAGAAGGACATGACCACGGCCGCCGAGCACTACCGCAAGTTCCTGAAGCTGGCCCCGGACCACAAACAGGCTCCCAAGGTCAAAAAGAGCCTGGAAGAGTACGAGAGCCAGCAGACCCCCAAGCAATAAGACGGATTCGGCCCATCCGTTCCACCCGAGTTTCCTAACCGCAGGCGAGGAGAGGCTGTGCAGATTCGCATCCTGGTTGTCGATGACGAGCAGGACAACTGCGACTACCTGAAGCTGGTGCTGACCCGGGAGGGCTACGAGGTCATCACCACCACGGATCCCACCCAGACGGTGGACATCCTTCGGGGGTCGGATTTCCACCTCGTCATCCTCGACATGATGATGCCGCAGATGTCCGGCACGGAAGTGCTGGAGCAGATCCGCAAGTACGACACGGACATCGCGGTCATCGTCGCCACGGCCTACCCCACGGTGGACACGGCGGTCGCCTCGCTCAAGGCGCAGGCTTCCGATTACGTGAAGAAGCCGATGGAGCCGGACCAGTTCATCACCGCCGTCCGCAACGCCCTGCAGAAGAAGGGGCTGTCGCAGGACCCGGAGGCCGACCTCCACCGCGCCATCGGCCGCGTCATCCGCGATGCGCGCAAGACGCAGGAGCTGACGCTCAAGCAGCTCGCGCGCCGCACGGGGCTGTCCGTGTCCCTGCTGTCGCAGATCGAGCGCGCCGAGTCCTCGGCCTCCATCTCGTCGCTGTACAAGATCGCCTCCGCGCTCCAGCTGCGCATGGGCGAGCTGTTCGGCGATACCTGAGCGCCGCCCTAGCGGCCCTGGAACCGGGGGGCGCGTTTCTCCAGAAACGCCGCCCTCCCCTCCTTCACATCCTCGCTGTCGAAGGAGGCCCTGCGCAGGGCCCGCGCCCGCGCACGCGCGTCCTCGGACAGCGCCGGCTCGCCCAGCAAGCCCAGCACTTCCTTCATGCCGGACACCGCCAGCGGCGCGTGGGAAGCCAGCGTGCGGCACAGTTCCAGGGCCACCGCCTCGGCGGCCTCCGGCGCGGGGCACTCGTCCAGCAGGCCCCAGGCGAGCGCCGTCTGTCCATCCAGCTTCCGGGCGGTGAGGAACAGCGCCTTGGCGCGCGCCAGCCCCACGCGCCGGGCCACCCGCGCCATGCCATCCACCGCGTAGACGATGCCCAGCCGGGCCGGGGGCATGCAGAACACGCTGTCCGGTGTCCCCACCCGGAAGTCACACGCCGAGGCCAGGTCGAACCCCGCCCCGAAGGCCGCGCCCTGCACCAGCGCCACGCTGGGCACCGGGTGGCGCTCCAGCCGGGACAGGAAGGCCATCAGCGGGTCATCCGGCAGCCGTCCATCCGCGGAGGACGGCCCCAGGTTCGTCAAGTCATAGCCCGAGCAGAAGGTGCCGCCCGCCCCGCGGAGCAGGAAGGCGCGCGTGGAGGCGGGCGCCGCGAGCGCCGCGTCCAGCAGGCCCAGCAGCCGGTCATCGAGCGCATTGCGCCGCGCGGGGTTGACGATCGTCAGCACCCGGATGCCGCCCTCGCGGTCCTCCACTTCCACCGTTGGCTGCACCAAAAACCCGCGCGCCTAACCGAGCACCACGAGGACATCGCCCTCGTTGACCGGCTGGGCCTCCTTGCAGCGGATCTCCTTCACGGTGCCCCCCTCGGGCGCCTCCACGGGCATCTCCATCTTCATGGACTCGAGGATGACCAGGGTGTCTCCGGAGGAGACCTGCTGGCCCACCTTCACCTCGATCTTCCACACGGTCCCGGTGATATGCGCCGCCACGTCCGCCATACGCTGTTGCCTCCTCGCTAGAGATGGGTGCCGCCCGCGCGCAGCCTAGGGCTTCGCGTGCTGTTCCAGGAAGCGCGTATCCAGCGCCCCCGACTGAAAAGCCTCGGAGCGCAGGATGCGCAGGTGCAGCGGGATGTTCGTCTTGATGCCCTCGATGCGGAACTGCTCCAGCGCCGCGATGGAGCGCTCGATGGCCTGGGCGCGCGTGGCGCCCGAGACGATGAGCTTGGCAATCATGGGATCGTAGTTCGGCGTGACGATGTTGCCCTCGGCATAGCCCGCGTCCAGGCGCACGCCCTCGCCCGTGGGCGGCGTGAACACCTTGAGCGGCCCCGGCGAGGGGAAGAACTTCACCGGATCCTCGGCGTAGATGCGGAACTCGAGCGCCGCGCCCCGCCGCACCACGTCCTCCTGGCGCACCGTGAGGCGCTCGCCGCTGGCGATGCGCAGCTGCCAGCCGATGAGATCCACCCCCGTGGTCAGCTCCGTCACCGGGTGCTCCACCTGGAGCCGCGCGTTCATCTCGATGAAGTAGACGTTCCCGTCCGAGTAGAGGAACTCCACCGTGCCCGCGTTCGCGTAGCCAAAGGCCTTGGCCGCCGCCACCGCCGCGGTGAACAGCTTCTGGGACACCTCCGGGTGCTGCCCGCCCGCGAACAGCGGCGAGGGCGCCTCCTCCACCACCTTCTGGTGGCGGCGCTGGATGGAGCACTCGCGCTCCAGCACGTGGATGAGGTGGCCGTGCTGGTCCCCCAGAATCTGCACCTCGATGTGGCGGGGCGCCGGGAAGTAGCGCTCCAGGTACACGCCCTCGCGGCCGAAGGCGGCCTTCGCCCGGTCCGTGCACTGGCGGAACACCTTCTCCAGCTCGGCCGGGTCCTTCGCCGCGGC
The sequence above is a segment of the Stigmatella aurantiaca genome. Coding sequences within it:
- a CDS encoding biotin/lipoyl-binding carrier protein; this translates as MADVAAHITGTVWKIEVKVGQQVSSGDTLVILESMKMEMPVEAPEGGTVKEIRCKEAQPVNEGDVLVVLG
- a CDS encoding acetyl-CoA carboxylase biotin carboxylase subunit; protein product: MFKKLLIANRGEISRRIGAVARGMGVSTVAVYSDADADLPFVREADEAVRIGPAPAKDSYLNIAAILEAAKKTGAEAIHPGYGFVSENAEFATACQAAGITFVGPPPEAMLRMKDKSQARKLVAAAGVPVVPGTEGVVPDVGTALAQAEGIGYPVLCKAAGGGGGIGMAAAKDPAELEKVFRQCTDRAKAAFGREGVYLERYFPAPRHIEVQILGDQHGHLIHVLERECSIQRRHQKVVEEAPSPLFAGGQHPEVSQKLFTAAVAAAKAFGYANAGTVEFLYSDGNVYFIEMNARLQVEHPVTELTTGVDLIGWQLRIASGERLTVRQEDVVRRGAALEFRIYAEDPVKFFPSPGPLKVFTPPTGEGVRLDAGYAEGNIVTPNYDPMIAKLIVSGATRAQAIERSIAALEQFRIEGIKTNIPLHLRILRSEAFQSGALDTRFLEQHAKP
- a CDS encoding rhomboid family protein, coding for MTSPSGGTLVPDGTPGGGWKHLPWVTLGVVLVQFGVYAWTAAAGPLDVDAMVRWGAKVGPLMTEAGQPWRLVTANFLHRDLAHVGLNMLVLLAVGWVLEGAWRRLDYAALLVASGLATMTASLIWAEEVSVGASGMAYGCVGGLIVLGRRHRAVLSPLARRMAGEGVLPTVLVFLWMGWTSVGVDNAGHLGGFLAGLWAGVFLVPRKLAPQEPRRVGLLRAGGLVGVACVGAALGVWGRSSWRVERDGVFGVSVPMPQGWRQGADRFGRVAFSNGLPGVGRASFAAEALDMGEPGDGELQARRFLETALGPRVSGPGGPPVRGQGPEPARVNGRRALLVRAELPGPEGLTHLMAFFVPQGDFVYQLVFTWPEAFPGYARVVERMVAELRLDEPAVLREARARALLVPGAGEPLHALGTALRRWGQPAQAVAPLEAAVKLSPSWVGTRVELARALFESGRVEEGCRAAEEAQVYGPTDAMALEAGVRCELARGDAEGALRRLEAARRIAPLDSRLRAAEAALRATVDPGPSGGYKTRHP
- a CDS encoding FHA domain-containing protein, producing MLKLIIEDDEGRKTVVPFVREEITIGRQEGNTIRLTERNVSRRHARLLRQNGRVVVEDLGSSNGTRINGERISGQSAIKDGDLLQIGDYDLALQNEAALAASKASPSTSASTRPTLPATPALRAGSDEPSDPGTEAETELEAPVGETSGPTAGADGRRHSTSIIRMDQVEATRSRKVEELDAAQAPRLVVVSSELKGQEFSCLRTEMRVGRTADNDIVIDHRSLSRTHAKIVREDNGEWRVIDMQSANGMTINGESYAQATLNAGDIIELGHVKLRFVGPGELAAAKGSGKGLYLVAALVVLAVVGGGAFFLFTGTPDTPPAPPVITERPTPTPEKNEPPPAQEEPPPEPGTPERAAVPPEPKPTPVVPPAPPPGPTPAELAQQKLAALVQEAQQALNAGNLDKAEDTLGKTRKDGKLPPEAQQVAAALEAERKADRAIRDGHTALRNKKFDEVDRQLALAEYTTAFAKNRDDLATALAKAREAQAKTEPKVPVLAGKPSSGPSAPSAQEQARAAYDDAVKLFKARQIGPAIEQGKKCVELDSNNGECHMVLGAAYATQKDMTTAAEHYRKFLKLAPDHKQAPKVKKSLEEYESQQTPKQ
- a CDS encoding response regulator, encoding MQIRILVVDDEQDNCDYLKLVLTREGYEVITTTDPTQTVDILRGSDFHLVILDMMMPQMSGTEVLEQIRKYDTDIAVIVATAYPTVDTAVASLKAQASDYVKKPMEPDQFITAVRNALQKKGLSQDPEADLHRAIGRVIRDARKTQELTLKQLARRTGLSVSLLSQIERAESSASISSLYKIASALQLRMGELFGDT
- a CDS encoding enoyl-CoA hydratase/isomerase family protein, which translates into the protein MQPTVEVEDREGGIRVLTIVNPARRNALDDRLLGLLDAALAAPASTRAFLLRGAGGTFCSGYDLTNLGPSSADGRLPDDPLMAFLSRLERHPVPSVALVQGAAFGAGFDLASACDFRVGTPDSVFCMPPARLGIVYAVDGMARVARRVGLARAKALFLTARKLDGQTALAWGLLDECPAPEAAEAVALELCRTLASHAPLAVSGMKEVLGLLGEPALSEDARARARALRRASFDSEDVKEGRAAFLEKRAPRFQGR